One segment of Phaeacidiphilus oryzae TH49 DNA contains the following:
- a CDS encoding L-threonylcarbamoyladenylate synthase, which produces MAKYFDVHPQNPQPRILGKVADSIRSGALIAYPTDSCFALGCQLGNREGLSRIRSIRHLDDRHHFTLVCQNFAQLGQFVHIDNNVFRAIKAATPGSYTFILPATGEVPRQMLHPKKKTVGVRIPDHVVTQALLAELGEPLLSSTLLLPDEEEPMTQGWEIKERLDHVVDAVLDSGDCGTEPTTVIDFSDGAPEIVRQGAGDVSRFE; this is translated from the coding sequence ATGGCGAAGTACTTCGACGTCCACCCGCAGAACCCGCAGCCGCGCATCCTCGGCAAGGTGGCGGACAGCATCCGGTCCGGCGCGCTCATCGCGTACCCCACGGACTCCTGTTTCGCGCTGGGATGCCAGCTCGGCAACCGCGAGGGGCTCTCCAGGATCCGGTCGATCCGTCACCTCGACGACCGCCACCACTTCACGCTGGTCTGCCAGAACTTCGCCCAGCTGGGCCAGTTCGTGCACATCGACAACAACGTCTTCCGGGCCATCAAGGCGGCCACGCCCGGGAGTTACACCTTCATCCTCCCGGCGACCGGTGAGGTGCCGCGGCAGATGCTCCACCCCAAGAAGAAGACCGTCGGGGTGCGGATCCCGGACCACGTCGTCACCCAGGCCCTCCTCGCGGAGCTGGGGGAGCCGCTGCTCTCCAGCACCCTGCTCCTGCCGGACGAGGAGGAGCCCATGACGCAGGGCTGGGAGATCAAGGAGCGGCTCGACCACGTGGTGGACGCGGTCCTGGACTCGGGGGACTGCGGCACCGAGCCGACCACCGTCATCGACTTCTCCGACGGCGCCCCCGAGATCGTCCGCCAGGGCGCCGGCGACGTCTCGCGGTTCGAGTAG
- a CDS encoding flavin-containing monooxygenase — translation MTQPTPRPTPQPMTRPTPRPAPGSGQDVIIIGAGFAGLYQLLRLRRLGLRAHVLEAGGDVGGTWYWNRYPGARCDIESIEYSYSFDPELEQEWDWSERYAAQPEILSYARHVADRYDLRRDITFHTRVAGLEWDAEAGRWTVRTEDGGTRTARFVIAATGCLSVPSRPDFAGLGDFSGELYWTSSWPHEEVDLAGKRVAVIGTGSSGLQTITAIAPLVGELTVYQRTPSFAVPAHNGPNQDRLAEARKRYREIRAYSRDSRIGFQCQEGTALLAETDPEEARRELDRRWADGGLCFSSAYRDVLRNPDANERAAEYVRSRIREKVADPKLAEKLSPRGYPIASKRMCVDTGYFEVYNRDNVGLVDINEHPIRRITERGILAGEEDRAHDVIILATGFDAMTGALTSMDVRGEGGQSLREKWAHGPRTYLGLMSAGFPNLFMITGPQSPSVLSNMMTSIEYHVDWITRALGHLGERGLTRMEAEPEAEDNWVNTTNDVAALTLMPQAASWYMGANIPGKQRVFMPFVGGVGTYRQIGDGVAVARYHGFELS, via the coding sequence ATGACCCAGCCCACGCCTCGGCCCACGCCTCAGCCGATGACCCGGCCCACGCCTCGGCCGGCGCCCGGTTCCGGGCAGGACGTGATCATCATCGGTGCCGGTTTCGCCGGCCTCTACCAGCTGCTGCGGCTGCGCCGGCTCGGCCTGCGCGCCCACGTCCTGGAGGCGGGCGGCGACGTCGGCGGCACCTGGTACTGGAACCGCTACCCGGGCGCCCGCTGCGACATCGAGTCGATCGAGTACTCCTACTCCTTCGACCCCGAGCTGGAGCAGGAGTGGGACTGGAGCGAGCGATACGCCGCCCAGCCGGAGATCCTCTCGTACGCCCGGCACGTCGCCGACCGCTACGACCTCCGCCGGGACATCACCTTCCACACCCGCGTGGCCGGCCTGGAGTGGGACGCCGAGGCCGGCCGCTGGACGGTGCGCACCGAGGACGGCGGCACCCGCACCGCCCGCTTCGTGATCGCCGCCACCGGCTGCCTCTCGGTGCCCTCGCGGCCGGACTTCGCCGGTCTCGGCGACTTCTCCGGAGAGCTGTACTGGACCTCGAGCTGGCCGCACGAGGAGGTCGACCTGGCCGGCAAGCGGGTCGCCGTGATCGGCACCGGCTCCTCCGGACTCCAGACCATCACCGCGATCGCCCCGCTCGTCGGCGAGCTGACGGTGTATCAGCGCACCCCGAGCTTCGCCGTCCCGGCCCACAACGGGCCCAACCAGGACCGGCTGGCCGAGGCCAGGAAGCGGTACCGGGAGATCCGCGCCTACAGCAGAGACTCGCGGATCGGCTTCCAGTGCCAGGAGGGCACCGCCCTGCTGGCCGAGACGGACCCGGAGGAGGCCCGGCGGGAGCTGGACCGCCGGTGGGCCGACGGCGGCCTGTGCTTCTCCAGCGCCTACCGGGACGTCCTGCGGAACCCCGACGCCAACGAGAGGGCGGCGGAGTACGTCCGGTCCCGGATCCGGGAGAAGGTCGCGGACCCGAAGCTGGCCGAGAAGCTCTCCCCGCGCGGCTATCCGATCGCCTCCAAGCGGATGTGCGTGGACACCGGCTACTTCGAGGTCTACAACCGGGACAACGTCGGCCTGGTCGACATCAACGAGCACCCCATCCGGCGGATCACCGAGCGCGGCATCCTGGCCGGCGAGGAGGATCGCGCGCACGACGTGATCATCCTGGCCACCGGCTTCGACGCCATGACCGGCGCGCTCACCTCGATGGACGTCCGGGGCGAGGGCGGCCAGAGCCTGCGGGAGAAGTGGGCCCACGGCCCGCGCACCTATCTCGGCCTGATGTCGGCCGGCTTCCCCAACCTGTTCATGATCACCGGCCCGCAGAGCCCCTCGGTGCTGTCCAACATGATGACCTCGATCGAGTACCACGTGGACTGGATCACCCGCGCCCTGGGGCATCTCGGCGAGCGGGGGCTGACCCGGATGGAGGCGGAGCCGGAGGCCGAGGACAACTGGGTGAACACCACCAACGACGTCGCCGCCCTCACCCTGATGCCGCAGGCGGCGTCCTGGTACATGGGCGCCAACATCCCCGGCAAGCAACGGGTGTTCATGCCCTTCGTGGGCGGGGTCGGCACCTATCGCCAGATCGGCGACGGGGTCGCGGTGGCCCGCTACCACGGCTTCGAACTGAGCTGA
- a CDS encoding DUF1330 domain-containing protein, which translates to MPAYAIAHLQEAAPHPETAEYIERISATFEPYGGRFLVHAAQHEVKEGSWPGHVVVISFPGMDEARAWWDSPDYRRIAPLRSRHIEGDIILVPGVPDGYDPAGTAKAMREAMAAE; encoded by the coding sequence ATGCCCGCCTATGCGATCGCCCATCTTCAGGAGGCCGCCCCGCATCCGGAGACCGCCGAGTACATCGAGCGGATCTCCGCCACCTTCGAGCCGTACGGCGGCCGCTTCCTGGTCCACGCGGCGCAGCACGAGGTGAAGGAGGGCAGCTGGCCCGGCCATGTCGTGGTGATCTCCTTCCCCGGCATGGACGAGGCGCGGGCCTGGTGGGACTCGCCCGACTACCGGCGGATCGCCCCTCTCCGCTCCCGCCACATCGAGGGCGACATCATCCTGGTCCCCGGCGTCCCGGACGGCTACGACCCGGCCGGCACGGCCAAGGCGATGCGCGAGGCGATGGCCGCCGAGTAG
- a CDS encoding LacI family DNA-binding transcriptional regulator, with protein MVSTADEAPRPRARRPDSPRVTAATVAREAGVSTATVSLVVSGKARGRVSAGNQAKVEAAIARLGYVVDSAGSTLSKGFSPVVLLIATDITNPFYAGLIASARAALGERYELLLSVSDPGSPTDPASIPRLLSQRPAGCLIHAPSAELVARLPAGTRAVLLDAPGLAADWPTVNLDVAGGASELARHLAGLGHRRVGYLDSVVPAETFRVRREAFRATAAESGLEVAHPVRSLTDAGDAARVFTEHWPAWRDAGVSVVVGCTDTHALGVLSAARAAGIGIPAELAVAGFDNLPYSRDASPGLTTVDFPAERLGRAAGEALRSLIEGDPAQPPPRITLESRLIPRGSTLGPRGDDRAAADSS; from the coding sequence ATGGTCAGCACGGCAGACGAGGCCCCGCGCCCCCGCGCCCGCCGCCCGGACTCCCCGCGGGTGACCGCGGCGACGGTCGCCCGGGAGGCCGGCGTCTCCACCGCGACCGTCTCGCTGGTGGTCAGCGGAAAGGCCCGGGGCCGGGTCTCGGCCGGGAACCAGGCGAAAGTGGAGGCGGCGATCGCCCGCCTGGGATACGTGGTGGACTCCGCGGGCAGCACCCTGTCCAAGGGCTTCAGCCCGGTGGTCCTCCTCATCGCGACGGACATCACCAACCCGTTCTACGCCGGGCTGATCGCCTCCGCCCGGGCGGCGCTCGGCGAGCGGTACGAACTCCTGCTCTCGGTCAGCGATCCGGGCAGCCCGACCGATCCGGCGAGCATCCCCCGGCTCCTCTCTCAGCGCCCGGCGGGCTGCCTGATCCACGCGCCCAGCGCCGAGTTGGTCGCCCGCCTGCCCGCCGGGACGCGGGCGGTGCTGCTGGACGCCCCCGGGCTGGCCGCGGACTGGCCCACCGTAAATCTCGATGTGGCGGGCGGGGCAAGCGAGTTGGCCCGCCACCTGGCCGGCCTCGGCCACCGGCGGGTCGGCTACCTGGACAGCGTCGTCCCCGCGGAGACCTTCCGGGTGCGGCGGGAGGCCTTCCGGGCGACGGCGGCGGAGTCGGGCCTGGAGGTGGCGCACCCGGTCCGCTCGCTGACCGACGCCGGGGACGCGGCCAGGGTGTTCACGGAGCACTGGCCGGCGTGGCGGGACGCCGGCGTCAGCGTGGTGGTCGGCTGCACCGACACCCACGCCCTCGGCGTCCTCTCCGCGGCGCGGGCCGCGGGCATCGGGATCCCCGCCGAGCTCGCCGTCGCCGGCTTCGACAACCTCCCGTACTCCCGCGACGCGAGCCCCGGCCTGACCACCGTCGACTTTCCCGCCGAACGCCTGGGCCGGGCCGCGGGCGAGGCCCTCCGCTCCCTCATCGAGGGCGACCCCGCCCAGCCGCCGCCCCGGATCACCCTGGAGAGCCGCCTCATCCCCCGCGGCTCGACGCTGGGGCCGCGGGGGGACGACCGGGCCGCCGCGGACAGCAGCTGA
- the abc-f gene encoding ribosomal protection-like ABC-F family protein, whose product MSDASVVCSHLSFSWPDDTPVFQDLTFAVGAGRTGLVAPNGSGKTTLLRLIAGELTPSAGSLTVGGTSGYLPQDLPLTAALTVAEVLGVAERIRALDAVESGDVAEEHFTTIGDDWDIEERSLAQLERLGLGGVRLDRPLGTLSGGQVVQLGLAAQLLRRPDVLLLDEPTNNLDLAARHRLYEVLADFSGCLLLVSHDRALLDRMDRIAELDPGELRLYGGNFTAYEQAVEAEREVAEKNIRNAEQELKREKRELQQARERAERRASNAARNLKSAGLPRIFAGNMKRGAQESAGRSGQLHASRVGEAKARLDEAERGLREEQRLTLDLSGTRVPSGRDLFSGEKLQVLVGDRPLFAGEGVDLAIRGPERIALVGPNGTGKTTLLRVLTGDLAPDGGRIKRADGRVAYLSQRLDLLEQDRTVAENFAAAAPDLPAVERMNLLARFLFRGAAAHLPVRALSGGERLRATLACVLCGEPAPQLLLLDEPTNNLDLVSAGQLEGALDSYQGAFVVVSHDERFLAGIGVDRWLRLTDGVLEEAGAPGR is encoded by the coding sequence ATGTCCGACGCCTCCGTCGTCTGCTCCCACCTGTCCTTCTCCTGGCCCGACGACACCCCCGTCTTCCAGGACCTGACCTTCGCCGTCGGCGCCGGCCGCACCGGCCTGGTCGCGCCCAACGGCTCCGGCAAGACCACGCTGCTCAGGCTGATCGCCGGCGAACTGACCCCGTCCGCGGGGTCGCTGACGGTCGGCGGCACCTCCGGTTACCTCCCGCAGGACCTGCCGCTGACCGCCGCCCTCACGGTCGCCGAGGTCCTCGGCGTCGCCGAGCGGATCCGCGCGCTGGACGCGGTGGAGTCCGGCGACGTCGCCGAGGAGCACTTCACCACCATCGGCGACGACTGGGACATCGAGGAGCGCAGCCTGGCGCAGCTCGAACGCCTGGGCCTGGGCGGAGTCCGCCTGGACCGGCCGCTGGGCACCCTCAGTGGCGGGCAGGTCGTCCAACTCGGCCTCGCCGCCCAGCTGTTGAGGCGGCCCGACGTACTGCTCCTGGACGAGCCCACCAACAACCTCGACCTGGCCGCCCGGCACCGGCTGTACGAGGTCCTCGCGGACTTCTCCGGCTGCCTGCTGCTGGTCAGCCACGACCGCGCGCTGCTCGACCGGATGGACCGGATCGCCGAGCTCGACCCCGGCGAACTGCGCCTGTACGGCGGGAACTTCACCGCCTACGAGCAGGCCGTGGAGGCCGAGCGGGAGGTCGCGGAGAAGAACATCCGGAACGCGGAGCAGGAGCTGAAGCGGGAGAAGCGGGAGTTGCAGCAGGCCCGCGAGCGCGCGGAACGCCGGGCGAGCAACGCCGCCCGCAACCTCAAGAGCGCCGGCCTGCCCCGGATCTTCGCCGGGAACATGAAGCGCGGCGCCCAGGAGTCGGCAGGCCGCTCCGGTCAGCTGCACGCCTCCCGGGTCGGCGAGGCCAAGGCCCGGCTCGACGAGGCGGAGCGGGGCCTGCGCGAGGAGCAGCGGCTGACCCTCGACCTCTCCGGCACCCGGGTGCCGAGCGGGCGCGACCTTTTCTCCGGCGAAAAGCTACAGGTCCTCGTCGGGGACCGGCCGCTCTTCGCGGGGGAGGGGGTGGATCTGGCCATCCGCGGTCCCGAGCGGATCGCCCTGGTCGGCCCGAACGGGACCGGGAAGACCACCCTTCTCCGCGTCCTGACCGGTGACCTGGCCCCGGACGGGGGCCGGATCAAGCGGGCGGACGGGCGGGTCGCCTACCTGTCCCAGCGGCTGGACCTGCTGGAGCAGGACCGCACGGTGGCCGAGAACTTCGCGGCGGCGGCCCCCGACCTGCCCGCCGTGGAGCGGATGAACCTCCTGGCCCGCTTCCTCTTCCGCGGCGCCGCCGCCCATCTGCCGGTCCGGGCGCTCTCCGGCGGCGAGCGGCTGCGGGCCACCCTGGCCTGCGTGCTGTGCGGGGAGCCGGCCCCTCAGCTGCTCCTCCTCGACGAGCCGACGAACAACCTCGACCTGGTGAGCGCCGGCCAGTTGGAGGGTGCCCTCGACTCCTACCAGGGGGCGTTCGTGGTGGTGAGCCACGACGAACGGTTCCTGGCCGGCATCGGGGTCGACCGGTGGCTGCGGCTGACCGACGGAGTCCTGGAGGAGGCGGGCGCCCCGGGGCGGTGA
- the uriT gene encoding uridine transporter UriT encodes MSVRTETTAATAPARTGVLTAALLVACIAFQLNASMLSPALVSMQKELHTSAATVDLSQTWFFTAAALFSLFLPRLSDIVGRKRVLAGMMALMAAGSVIAALAPDVGWVFAGRIIQGVSGPTVPLCLLMLRSAVPDPRRYGALMGLITAVNGGVAGVDSFVGGFFTEHYGFRSLFWIMAGLAAVAAVLVAVRAPETRPGRGTRMDWAGVLCIVVAVGAALVALDEGAGLLSAYSAGTLVTALVLAVVAAAAFAGFWAVEKRADQPMVEIVHLRRRATWAPLLTTVLTMTGVFAVVNGIVPAYVQAASPGFSVGATATSLLILTPYALLGWIVGPFSGRLAPVLGYRRVLRIGLLGSLLSLVVVGALGLISLPAMVVGTALLGIAYAGTANIILNGLGVVLSPEGNPGFLPGMNAGAFNLGAGLSFLVLPAVHQATQAAVDTRTSYLFVVVAGFLITLAAFGASFLIPRPSEAEVRA; translated from the coding sequence GTGAGCGTGCGTACCGAGACCACGGCCGCGACCGCCCCCGCCAGGACCGGAGTCCTGACCGCCGCCCTCCTGGTCGCCTGCATCGCCTTCCAGCTGAACGCCTCGATGCTCAGCCCCGCCCTGGTGTCGATGCAGAAGGAGCTGCACACCAGCGCGGCCACCGTCGACCTCTCGCAGACCTGGTTCTTCACCGCGGCCGCCCTGTTCTCCCTCTTCCTGCCGCGGCTGAGCGACATCGTCGGCCGCAAGCGGGTGCTGGCCGGGATGATGGCGCTGATGGCGGCCGGCTCGGTGATCGCCGCGCTGGCCCCCGACGTGGGCTGGGTCTTCGCGGGGCGGATCATCCAGGGCGTCTCCGGCCCGACCGTCCCGCTCTGCCTGCTGATGCTCCGCTCCGCCGTGCCCGACCCGCGCCGCTACGGGGCGCTGATGGGGCTGATCACCGCGGTCAACGGAGGGGTGGCCGGCGTCGACTCCTTCGTCGGCGGCTTCTTCACCGAGCACTACGGGTTCCGCAGCCTCTTCTGGATCATGGCCGGACTGGCCGCGGTGGCCGCCGTCCTGGTGGCGGTCAGGGCGCCGGAGACCCGCCCGGGGCGCGGCACCCGGATGGACTGGGCCGGGGTCCTCTGCATCGTGGTCGCTGTCGGCGCCGCCCTGGTCGCGCTGGACGAGGGGGCCGGGCTCCTCAGCGCCTACAGCGCCGGCACGCTGGTGACCGCGCTGGTCTTGGCGGTGGTCGCGGCCGCGGCCTTCGCCGGCTTCTGGGCGGTGGAGAAGCGCGCGGACCAGCCGATGGTCGAGATCGTCCACCTGCGCCGCCGCGCGACCTGGGCCCCGCTGCTGACCACCGTCCTCACCATGACCGGTGTCTTCGCGGTGGTGAACGGGATCGTGCCGGCCTATGTCCAGGCCGCCTCGCCGGGCTTCTCGGTCGGCGCCACGGCGACCTCGCTGCTGATCCTGACCCCGTACGCGCTCCTCGGCTGGATCGTGGGCCCGTTCAGCGGCCGGCTCGCCCCGGTGCTGGGCTACCGCAGGGTGCTGCGGATCGGGCTGCTCGGCAGCCTCCTCTCCCTGGTGGTGGTCGGGGCGCTGGGGCTTATCAGCCTGCCGGCGATGGTGGTGGGCACCGCCCTGCTCGGCATCGCCTACGCGGGGACGGCGAACATCATCCTCAACGGGCTCGGTGTGGTCCTCTCCCCGGAGGGCAACCCCGGCTTCCTGCCGGGGATGAACGCCGGCGCCTTCAACCTGGGGGCGGGGCTGAGCTTCCTCGTCCTGCCGGCGGTCCACCAGGCCACCCAGGCGGCGGTGGACACCCGCACCTCGTACCTGTTCGTGGTGGTGGCCGGGTTCCTGATCACCCTGGCCGCTTTCGGCGCCTCCTTCCTGATCCCGCGCCCCTCGGAGGCCGAGGTGCGGGCGTAG
- a CDS encoding (2Fe-2S)-binding protein, whose amino-acid sequence MDSSTSSDITLHINGEKHTLPVDHRTTVLDLLRERLDLTGTKKGCDQGQCGACTVLVDGRRALSCLQLAVAAEGREIATIEGIAEESGQLHPVQQAFLDLDGYQCGYCTPGQICSAVAMLEEHAAGWPSAATRDLSPEAGPPPLTPEEIRERMSGNLCRCAAYVSIVQAIGRAAGARTEEAAR is encoded by the coding sequence ATGGACTCTTCGACGTCCAGCGATATCACTCTCCACATCAATGGCGAGAAGCACACACTGCCCGTCGACCACCGCACCACTGTGCTCGACCTGTTGCGCGAGCGCCTCGATCTGACCGGTACCAAGAAGGGCTGCGACCAGGGCCAGTGCGGCGCCTGCACGGTCCTCGTCGACGGCCGCAGGGCCCTGTCCTGCCTGCAGCTGGCGGTGGCGGCCGAGGGCCGCGAGATCGCCACCATCGAAGGCATCGCCGAGGAGAGCGGACAGCTCCACCCGGTGCAGCAGGCCTTCCTCGATCTGGACGGATACCAGTGCGGCTACTGCACGCCGGGGCAGATCTGCTCCGCCGTGGCGATGCTGGAGGAGCACGCGGCCGGCTGGCCGAGCGCCGCCACCCGGGACCTCAGCCCGGAGGCCGGACCTCCGCCGCTCACCCCTGAGGAGATCCGCGAGCGGATGAGCGGCAACCTGTGCCGCTGCGCCGCCTATGTGTCGATCGTCCAGGCGATCGGCCGCGCGGCCGGCGCCCGCACCGAGGAGGCGGCCCGATGA
- a CDS encoding alpha/beta hydrolase — protein MPLEPVTQAFLALMAEGDAPPIHESTPAIARMSGPVLAGLSGPGPEVGEVRDLKLAGWGGGRFRVRVLRPEGEPRAVIVYFHGGGWVIGDIDLQYDHLGRDLANQTSATVVLVNYRKAPEHPFPAGIEDSYAGLRWAAEHAGELAAEGAPLIVAGDSAGGNISAVMTLWARDRGGPRIDYQVLVYPVTDCDLDTESSLAPENQLLLSRDTMAWFWRHYLPDEAARSHPDASPLRAESHAGLPPALVYVAEYDPLHDEGVAYARALKDAGVPVVLEEAAGQMHAYFQMAKILPGYEEGVRLVADHVNAFVAAFPGSSAEGA, from the coding sequence ATGCCGCTGGAACCGGTGACGCAGGCCTTCCTGGCACTGATGGCCGAGGGCGACGCCCCGCCCATCCACGAGTCCACCCCGGCGATCGCGCGGATGAGCGGTCCCGTCCTGGCCGGGCTGAGCGGTCCCGGCCCCGAGGTGGGAGAGGTCCGCGACCTCAAGCTGGCGGGCTGGGGCGGCGGCCGGTTCCGGGTCCGGGTGCTGAGGCCCGAGGGCGAGCCGAGGGCCGTCATCGTGTACTTCCACGGCGGCGGCTGGGTGATCGGCGACATCGACCTGCAGTACGACCATCTGGGCCGCGATCTGGCGAACCAGACCAGTGCCACCGTCGTGCTGGTCAACTACCGCAAGGCCCCCGAGCACCCCTTCCCGGCCGGGATCGAGGACAGCTACGCCGGCCTGCGGTGGGCCGCCGAGCACGCCGGCGAACTGGCCGCCGAGGGCGCCCCGCTGATCGTCGCCGGGGACAGTGCCGGCGGCAACATCAGTGCCGTGATGACGCTCTGGGCCCGGGACCGGGGCGGACCGAGGATCGACTACCAGGTGCTGGTCTACCCGGTGACCGACTGCGACCTGGACACCGAGTCCAGCCTGGCACCGGAGAACCAGCTGCTGCTCAGCCGGGACACCATGGCCTGGTTCTGGCGCCACTACCTGCCGGACGAGGCGGCCCGCAGCCATCCGGACGCCTCCCCGCTGCGCGCCGAGAGCCACGCCGGGCTGCCGCCGGCGCTGGTCTACGTGGCCGAGTACGACCCCCTCCACGACGAAGGGGTCGCCTACGCGCGGGCGTTGAAGGACGCCGGGGTCCCGGTGGTGCTGGAGGAGGCCGCCGGGCAGATGCACGCGTACTTCCAGATGGCCAAGATCCTGCCCGGCTACGAGGAGGGCGTGCGGCTGGTCGCCGACCACGTCAACGCCTTCGTCGCGGCGTTCCCCGGCAGTTCCGCGGAAGGAGCCTGA
- the uriH gene encoding uridine-preferring nucleoside hydrolase UriH codes for MPVPPPPPAPASADSPRKIILDCDPGHDDAVALLLAHGNPGIELLAVTTVVGNQTLEKVTRNALSVAAVAGITGVPFAAGCPRPLVRTVETAPDIHGDSGLDGPDLPEPSFALDPRHAVDLIIETVMSHEPGTVTLVPTAGLTNIAMAARKEPRIVERVREVVLMGGGYHVGNWSPVAEFNIKIDPEAAHIVFNECWPLVMVGLDLTHQALATPDVVERIAAIGTRPARFVVELMDFFAAAYRDNQGFEHPPVHDPCAVAYVIDPSIVTTRRAPVNIELTGTLTLGMTVADFRAPAPEECHTSVAVDLDRERFWDLVVDAVRAIGEPGAESAGDEPQGSGR; via the coding sequence ATGCCCGTGCCCCCGCCACCGCCCGCGCCCGCCTCGGCGGACTCGCCGCGCAAGATCATCCTGGACTGCGATCCGGGTCACGACGACGCGGTCGCCCTCCTGCTGGCCCACGGGAACCCCGGTATCGAGCTCCTCGCGGTGACGACCGTGGTCGGCAACCAGACGCTGGAGAAGGTCACCCGAAACGCGCTCTCGGTGGCCGCCGTCGCCGGGATCACCGGCGTCCCCTTCGCGGCCGGCTGCCCCCGCCCCCTGGTCCGCACGGTCGAGACCGCGCCGGACATCCACGGCGACTCCGGCCTGGACGGGCCCGACCTCCCCGAGCCGTCCTTCGCCCTCGACCCGCGGCACGCCGTCGACCTGATCATCGAGACGGTGATGTCGCACGAGCCCGGGACCGTCACCCTGGTCCCCACCGCCGGGCTGACCAACATCGCGATGGCGGCCCGCAAGGAGCCGCGGATCGTCGAGCGGGTGCGCGAGGTGGTGCTGATGGGCGGCGGCTACCACGTGGGCAACTGGAGCCCGGTCGCCGAGTTCAACATAAAGATCGACCCCGAGGCCGCGCATATCGTCTTCAACGAGTGCTGGCCGCTCGTCATGGTCGGCCTGGACCTCACCCACCAGGCGCTGGCCACCCCGGACGTGGTCGAGCGGATCGCCGCGATCGGCACCCGCCCCGCGCGGTTCGTCGTCGAGCTGATGGACTTCTTCGCCGCCGCCTACCGGGACAACCAGGGCTTCGAGCACCCTCCCGTGCACGACCCCTGCGCGGTGGCCTACGTCATCGACCCCAGCATCGTCACCACCCGGCGGGCCCCGGTGAACATCGAGCTCACCGGCACCCTCACGCTCGGGATGACGGTCGCCGACTTCCGCGCCCCGGCGCCGGAGGAGTGCCACACCTCGGTCGCCGTCGACCTCGACCGGGAGAGGTTCTGGGACCTGGTCGTCGACGCGGTGCGCGCCATCGGCGAGCCCGGCGCGGAGAGCGCGGGCGACGAGCCGCAGGGGAGCGGGCGGTGA
- a CDS encoding haloacid dehalogenase type II, with protein MPKNRPSVLVFDVNETLSDLSPLGDRFAEAGLPADRMPLWFAGILRDGIALAAAGGYADFADLARDGLRALLPAEWAEAEGEAAVEHVVSGFAELNVHPDVPDGVRALRAAGFRLVTMTNGSPDLSEGLLRRAGVRDCFEALHGVRGPGRWKPHPAAYHYPVERAGVRPDQAMLVAVHPWDVDGAQRAGLLGAWIRRGAGPRAYPSSLTPPGVTARDLVELAAVLG; from the coding sequence ATGCCGAAGAATCGCCCGTCCGTCCTCGTCTTCGACGTCAACGAGACCCTCAGCGACCTGAGCCCGCTGGGCGACCGCTTCGCGGAGGCCGGCCTGCCCGCCGACCGGATGCCGCTGTGGTTCGCCGGCATCCTCCGGGACGGCATCGCCCTCGCCGCGGCCGGCGGCTACGCGGACTTCGCCGACCTGGCCCGGGACGGCCTCCGCGCCCTGCTGCCGGCCGAGTGGGCGGAGGCCGAGGGGGAGGCCGCCGTCGAACACGTCGTCTCCGGCTTCGCCGAACTGAACGTCCACCCGGACGTCCCCGACGGGGTAAGGGCACTGCGCGCGGCCGGCTTCCGGCTGGTCACCATGACCAACGGCAGTCCCGACCTCAGCGAGGGCCTGCTGCGGCGGGCCGGGGTGCGGGACTGCTTCGAGGCGCTGCACGGCGTACGCGGCCCCGGCCGGTGGAAGCCGCATCCGGCGGCCTACCACTACCCGGTCGAGCGGGCCGGTGTCCGCCCGGACCAGGCCATGCTGGTCGCCGTCCACCCCTGGGACGTGGACGGGGCGCAGCGCGCCGGACTGCTCGGCGCCTGGATCCGGCGGGGAGCCGGGCCGAGGGCCTACCCCAGCTCGCTGACCCCACCCGGGGTGACCGCGCGGGACCTGGTGGAACTCGCCGCCGTGCTGGGCTGA
- a CDS encoding TetR/AcrR family transcriptional regulator — MDDKKASAPQRSDALRNRRRILEVALAELTRSDQVPLSAIARKAGVGQGTFYRNFPSREALVLEVYRYEAQQVAESADQLLATREPDRALREWMDRLARFAAAKAGLADAIRQATSGAGEVKEQGYAAMTAAAERLLRACEEAGAVRPGLTAEDFFLLIAGLWQLAGQENAQPQLTRLLDLIMDGLRAGAAAGGTAPSAPAAPAS, encoded by the coding sequence GTGGACGACAAGAAGGCCTCCGCCCCGCAGCGCTCGGACGCGCTGCGGAACCGCCGGCGCATCCTGGAGGTCGCGCTGGCCGAGCTGACGCGCTCGGACCAGGTCCCGCTGAGCGCGATCGCCCGGAAGGCGGGCGTCGGCCAGGGCACCTTCTACCGCAACTTCCCCAGCCGGGAGGCGCTCGTCCTGGAGGTGTACCGCTACGAGGCCCAGCAGGTGGCCGAGAGCGCGGACCAGCTGCTGGCGACCAGGGAGCCGGACCGGGCGCTGCGCGAGTGGATGGACCGGCTCGCCCGGTTCGCCGCCGCCAAGGCCGGCCTGGCCGACGCGATCCGCCAGGCCACCAGCGGCGCCGGGGAGGTCAAGGAGCAGGGCTACGCGGCGATGACGGCCGCGGCGGAGCGCCTCCTCCGCGCCTGCGAGGAGGCCGGGGCCGTCCGCCCCGGGCTGACCGCCGAGGACTTCTTCCTCCTCATCGCCGGCCTGTGGCAGCTGGCCGGCCAGGAGAACGCGCAGCCGCAGCTCACCCGGCTGCTCGACCTGATCATGGACGGCCTGCGGGCCGGTGCGGCGGCCGGCGGGACCGCCCCGTCCGCACCGGCCGCACCAGCGAGTTGA